From Acidobacteriota bacterium:
ACTGCAGTGGTTGTGCCTCGCAGGGTCGGTGCGTCATAATTGGCTCTTGATGATCGATGTCCATTCATGGGGGAATTTGGCATGAAGTCCAGGACTGCAAGCTTATTGATTTTTCTACTCTCCGTCCCGCTTTCCCTTGCAGTGGCTCAGACCACGGGAACCATCAGCGGAACGGTAACGGATGCGACATCGGCAACCGTGCCGGGAGCGAAAGTGGTGATTCGGAATGTGGCTTCGGGAGATCAGCGCGAAGTCAGCACGTCAGCAACGGGGCAGTACACGTTTCCGCTGTTGCCGCCGGGCAATTATGAGATCTAGTTTTCACAGGCGGGGTTCGCCACCGTCGTTCGCCAGGCGGTGCTAAACGTTACCGAGCGCATATCAGTCAACGCCAGCCTACAAGTCTCCGCCGTAAACGAGCGGATCGAAGTCTCCGCCACCGTTCCGCTGTTGCAGACGGAAAGCGCCGCCCTTGGCCGCGTGATGGAAGGCAATTCGGTCAAGGAATTGCCGCTGTCCACGCGAAATTTCACGCAGCTGCTGGCACTTTCGCCGGGAACCGAAGGTCTCCGCCAAAACTTTCGCCGACGCGGAGCGACTGTTTGGCAGAAAAAACACATTGGCGATTGCGATGATCATGTCTCACTATGCTGCCAGTTCGATGCTCCTCCATACTTACGATGCGCATTGGGATCCAAACAAGAAACCACCATTCCCAGCTCTCTAAGGCGCAGTCTGGGCTGGTGGGACCAAAGCAGAAGGAGGACACGCCAATAAATAACGTTGGCCATGTCCCCCATTTGATATTAACTTTGAGCAGATCCCAGGCAATCCACGATTCGGATTACCGCGCCGACTTTCAGGAACGATGTTTACTGTCAGACACTACACCCAGCACTAA
This genomic window contains:
- a CDS encoding carboxypeptidase regulatory-like domain-containing protein → MGEFGMKSRTASLLIFLLSVPLSLAVAQTTGTISGTVTDATSATVPGAKVVIRNVASGDQREVSTSATGQYTFPLLPPGNYEI